The following are encoded in a window of Syntrophorhabdaceae bacterium genomic DNA:
- a CDS encoding protease inhibitor I42 family protein — MTRALSLVLAVSIALCGIACAQNEKPAGIVSERNMEFSDPSQTIRVTPGETFSIILESNATTGYTWRKEKQAAGRVVTLTGTDYIAPRTNLPGAGGKQRLTFKAESPGTEKLTFHYLRPWEKGAEPARTVRFTVAVE; from the coding sequence ATGACGAGAGCGCTCTCTTTGGTCCTTGCTGTCTCCATCGCCCTTTGCGGCATCGCATGCGCCCAGAATGAGAAACCGGCAGGTATCGTTTCGGAGAGGAACATGGAATTCAGCGACCCTTCACAAACGATACGGGTGACCCCGGGGGAGACTTTTTCCATAATCCTCGAATCGAATGCGACAACAGGATACACCTGGCGGAAGGAGAAACAGGCCGCGGGCCGCGTCGTAACACTCACGGGCACCGATTATATAGCGCCCCGGACGAATCTTCCCGGGGCCGGCGGCAAGCAGCGCCTGACCTTTAAGGCCGAATCACCGGGAACGGAAAAGCTGACCTTCCATTACCTTCGCCCATGGGAAAAGGGCGCCGAACCAGCGCGGACGGTGAGATTTACGGTGGCGGTGGAGTAA
- a CDS encoding cytochrome c3 family protein, giving the protein MAGSFLKALIISALIISLHAVADAGPTKTAGSRQQSCSSCHGDFSSLLPAKHPRVAGKDLKACTSCHASDTGNKAKPKPYSAKLHLSHMQPGNELDCLVCHTWRPGKSFGVRGAKKPVGVLSRENMDEMKKVFASWTASKYLDAHHGKKNVTCSGCHEKLPEPGDSVENDRCLGCHGDMEKLAGKTEPGDFPDRNPHKSHLGTINCTVCHKAHAASKTYCLECHKNFQMKIPFGETSTGAKAGGQTSGDVSRKTTEKK; this is encoded by the coding sequence ATGGCAGGATCGTTCTTGAAGGCGTTGATCATCTCCGCATTGATCATATCACTGCACGCTGTCGCAGATGCGGGACCCACCAAAACCGCCGGCTCCAGGCAGCAATCCTGTTCGAGCTGCCACGGTGACTTCTCGTCGCTCCTGCCGGCGAAGCATCCCCGCGTTGCAGGAAAGGACCTCAAGGCATGCACGTCCTGCCATGCTTCCGACACCGGGAACAAGGCAAAACCGAAACCTTATTCCGCAAAACTTCACCTCTCTCACATGCAGCCGGGCAATGAACTTGACTGTCTTGTGTGTCACACCTGGCGGCCGGGCAAATCCTTCGGTGTAAGAGGAGCCAAAAAACCTGTCGGCGTTCTTTCACGGGAAAACATGGATGAGATGAAAAAGGTCTTTGCCTCCTGGACCGCCTCCAAATATCTCGACGCCCATCACGGCAAAAAAAATGTGACCTGTTCCGGCTGCCATGAAAAATTGCCCGAGCCGGGTGACTCCGTCGAGAACGACCGCTGCCTTGGCTGCCACGGAGACATGGAAAAGCTTGCCGGGAAAACGGAGCCCGGGGATTTTCCCGACAGGAATCCCCACAAGTCCCATCTCGGCACCATCAATTGCACCGTATGCCATAAAGCGCATGCGGCGTCGAAGACCTACTGCCTCGAGTGCCACAAGAATTTCCAGATGAAGATACCCTTCGGGGAAACTTCGACGGGCGCGAAAGCGGGGGGACAGACGTCTGGTGACGTTTCCCGCAAAACAACTGAAAAGAAGTGA
- a CDS encoding benzoate-CoA ligase family protein — translation MTAGTPLDFFNAADYFVDRNVRQGRGHKTAVYTEYRNYTYNDMQKMANKTANAFREVGVTVDDRILMIMLDVPQFYAVFWGAMKIGAVPIPVNTMLTPEDYEYYLNDSRAKVLVVSEQLLPILAKIKGDLLYLRDLIVISETRGAHIPFKQKYRHAPNTVKTEFTTKDDVGFWLYSSGSTGSPKGAIHSQYDMVVTSESFAKGVLNITEDDIVFSAARLFFSYGLGNGMYFPMSVGASAVLNAHAPSPENVFKHLEKFRPTIFFGVPTLYGQMLEYKAREDKEKGTKKINPNSQHELSSVRVCVSAGEALPTDIFERWKKRFGIEIIDGIGSTEMLHIFLSNRPGDIKPGSTGKPVPGYELRLVDESGQEVPRGEIGTLHVKGDSAAQQYWRKREKTRVTMQGEWVNTGDKYYVDEEGYYWCAGRADDMLKVGGIWVSPIEVENCLSQHPAVFECAVVGAPDAKGLVKPKAFVMVREGYEKTEELKEELKKWVLDRQAKFKYPRWIEFVDELPKSATGKIQRFRLR, via the coding sequence ATGACAGCTGGAACACCACTTGACTTTTTCAACGCAGCCGATTATTTCGTGGATCGCAACGTCCGCCAGGGACGGGGCCATAAAACGGCCGTGTACACGGAATACCGGAACTACACTTACAACGACATGCAGAAAATGGCCAATAAGACCGCCAACGCTTTCCGCGAGGTCGGCGTAACAGTAGACGACCGGATCTTGATGATCATGCTGGACGTACCCCAGTTCTATGCCGTTTTCTGGGGCGCCATGAAGATCGGCGCCGTCCCCATCCCCGTCAACACCATGCTGACACCCGAGGATTACGAGTACTACCTCAACGACAGCCGGGCAAAGGTGCTCGTCGTTTCCGAACAGCTCCTGCCCATCCTTGCAAAGATCAAGGGCGACCTTCTCTACCTTCGCGACCTCATCGTGATATCCGAAACCCGAGGTGCACACATCCCCTTCAAGCAGAAATACCGCCATGCTCCCAATACGGTAAAAACGGAGTTCACCACGAAGGACGACGTCGGCTTCTGGCTCTATAGTTCCGGCTCAACGGGTTCGCCCAAGGGGGCCATACACTCCCAGTACGACATGGTGGTCACCTCCGAGTCCTTCGCCAAGGGTGTCCTCAACATAACAGAGGACGACATCGTCTTTTCGGCGGCGCGGCTCTTTTTCTCCTACGGTCTCGGCAACGGCATGTATTTCCCCATGTCCGTAGGTGCCTCGGCTGTCCTCAATGCTCACGCGCCTTCACCGGAGAACGTATTCAAACATCTCGAGAAGTTCCGTCCCACCATTTTCTTCGGCGTGCCGACCCTCTACGGGCAGATGCTTGAGTACAAGGCCAGGGAGGACAAGGAAAAGGGGACCAAGAAGATTAACCCCAACAGCCAGCATGAGCTGTCATCGGTGCGGGTATGCGTTTCCGCCGGCGAGGCTCTGCCCACGGACATCTTCGAGCGCTGGAAAAAACGCTTCGGCATCGAGATCATCGACGGCATCGGGTCCACGGAGATGCTTCACATATTCCTCTCCAACCGCCCCGGCGACATCAAGCCGGGGTCCACGGGAAAACCCGTGCCCGGCTACGAACTGAGACTCGTCGACGAGAGCGGTCAGGAAGTCCCCAGGGGAGAGATAGGGACGCTGCACGTCAAGGGCGACAGTGCCGCCCAGCAGTACTGGCGCAAGCGCGAGAAGACGCGGGTCACGATGCAGGGTGAATGGGTCAACACGGGTGACAAATACTACGTCGACGAAGAAGGCTACTACTGGTGTGCCGGCCGCGCTGACGACATGCTCAAGGTCGGCGGTATCTGGGTCTCTCCCATCGAAGTGGAGAACTGCCTGAGCCAGCACCCGGCTGTTTTCGAATGCGCCGTCGTCGGCGCACCCGATGCGAAGGGCCTCGTCAAACCCAAGGCCTTCGTCATGGTGAGGGAAGGGTACGAGAAGACCGAGGAACTGAAGGAAGAACTGAAGAAATGGGTCCTCGACAGGCAGGCAAAATTCAAATATCCCCGTTGGATCGAATTCGTCGACGAACTCCCGAAGAGCGCAACCGGCAAGATCCAGCGATTCCGGCTGAGGTAG
- a CDS encoding SpoIIE family protein phosphatase: protein MKTIPDEPRKYIEASNAQVAKKPGGICGDYIVTERTAEATTVVVADGIGTGVKARVAAVMCASRLMELIRLGFTLRETCRKIVDTMHAARTTDIPFAAFSVCRVLVSGHATVMSYEIPSPILINNRLAAYLPKQRVFPMGLEMVGEVNCMLEYGDSIVMVSDGVSQAGLGQQYRMGWGIQGACDFINSLLVQGTQIRDIPGRIVANVRDISGATYGDDTTCSLLLCREAQVLNVLTGPPARKSDDGRVVGEFMQMKGTKIVCGSSTAEIVARNLGVPIEIKNMSNAYHKPPSYDIKGIDYATEGAITLNQVYNILGEAPEKLEPDSSVSDLYRFFHASDTINFLVGTAANPGHEHIVFRQMGVYPRDFIVRLLAEKLKSMGKLVNIIYL from the coding sequence ATGAAAACAATCCCCGATGAACCGAGAAAATACATCGAGGCATCAAACGCCCAGGTAGCGAAGAAGCCCGGCGGGATATGCGGCGACTACATAGTCACTGAACGCACGGCCGAGGCAACCACGGTTGTCGTGGCCGACGGCATCGGTACAGGCGTCAAGGCCCGGGTCGCAGCCGTCATGTGCGCGTCACGGCTCATGGAACTCATCCGCCTCGGTTTCACCCTGCGCGAGACATGCCGCAAGATCGTCGATACCATGCACGCGGCGCGCACGACGGACATTCCCTTCGCCGCTTTCTCCGTATGTCGCGTGCTCGTAAGCGGCCACGCCACGGTCATGTCCTACGAGATCCCCTCTCCCATACTCATCAACAACCGGCTGGCCGCATACCTGCCGAAGCAGCGCGTCTTTCCCATGGGTCTCGAGATGGTGGGAGAGGTCAACTGCATGCTCGAGTACGGCGATAGCATAGTGATGGTCAGCGACGGTGTCAGCCAGGCCGGTCTCGGCCAGCAATACCGGATGGGCTGGGGTATTCAGGGAGCCTGCGACTTCATAAACAGCCTCCTCGTCCAGGGTACGCAGATAAGAGACATACCAGGGAGGATCGTTGCCAATGTGCGGGACATTTCGGGGGCGACCTACGGGGATGACACCACGTGCAGCCTCCTGCTCTGCCGCGAGGCGCAGGTCCTCAACGTCCTGACGGGACCGCCCGCCCGGAAATCTGACGATGGCAGGGTTGTCGGGGAATTCATGCAAATGAAGGGAACGAAAATCGTCTGCGGATCGTCCACAGCCGAGATAGTCGCCCGCAATCTCGGCGTGCCCATTGAGATCAAAAACATGTCAAACGCCTATCATAAACCGCCATCTTATGATATAAAGGGTATAGACTATGCCACGGAGGGTGCGATCACCCTAAACCAGGTGTACAACATCCTGGGAGAGGCACCCGAGAAACTCGAGCCTGATTCATCAGTTTCAGATCTCTACAGGTTCTTCCACGCCTCTGACACGATCAACTTCCTCGTTGGAACGGCAGCAAATCCGGGACACGAACATATAGTCTTCAGACAGATGGGTGTATACCCGAGAGATTTTATCGTCAGGCTCCTCGCGGAGAAGCTGAAGTCCATGGGGAAACTGGTGAATATCATATATTTGTAG
- a CDS encoding [Fe-Fe] hydrogenase large subunit C-terminal domain-containing protein: MHEIAKPQIVFTLTARCRDCYRCLRACPVKAIRMQNGQAYVDEQRCIACGTCIRECPQQAKTFRNDIDVARRLIDEGHFVAASIAPSFAAVFNKWQYSRLPSALRALGIRYVGQTSHGAYQISLQSRRIAEENPARPHIATACPALINYIEKYQPQLVDYLMPLLSPMAAHARLLKEKLGKETKVIFIGPCVAKKSELNRPEVAGVVDCVLTFKELNAWLLQKGIDLSMCEESNFDEKPVHEAQLYPLPGGLIKTAGLSDDGLNLKLLRVDSIQGVRELLNGIEENSEHAIIEPLFCSQGCINGPGIDPGKNLFDRRRDIIEYNTETQAISVTPEAADAELFKATFSKADSGSSPDSVTEEQIQKILAQTGKQDPEQQLNCGACGYDSCREKAIAVALGMAEPEMCIPYMRRLAERRTDQIFSTTPNGVLMLDDELNILGMNPAFKKFFSCSDVILGRHISYLMDPAPFEKLISGVTETLDITVLHRPYNLLCRELFYMLKEERQIVGIFINITSQQEHEKKLKEIRSQTVEQANELLEHQIKMAQNIAQFLGESTARGEELVRKLMSLSEGDENNPR; this comes from the coding sequence ATGCATGAGATAGCAAAACCGCAGATCGTCTTCACTTTGACCGCCCGATGCAGGGACTGCTACAGGTGCCTGCGCGCCTGTCCCGTCAAAGCGATCCGCATGCAGAACGGCCAGGCGTACGTAGATGAACAGCGCTGCATTGCCTGCGGCACCTGCATACGGGAATGCCCCCAGCAGGCGAAGACATTCCGCAACGATATCGATGTGGCCCGGCGCCTTATCGATGAAGGGCATTTTGTCGCGGCCAGCATCGCCCCGTCCTTTGCCGCAGTCTTCAACAAGTGGCAGTATTCGCGGCTTCCCTCGGCCCTGAGGGCCCTCGGCATCCGCTACGTGGGGCAGACATCCCACGGGGCATACCAGATATCGCTCCAATCCCGGCGTATCGCGGAAGAAAACCCGGCACGGCCCCACATAGCAACCGCCTGCCCTGCCTTGATAAACTACATCGAGAAATACCAGCCGCAACTGGTGGACTACCTCATGCCCCTCTTATCCCCCATGGCCGCCCATGCACGCCTTCTCAAGGAAAAGCTCGGCAAGGAGACAAAGGTGATCTTCATCGGCCCCTGCGTTGCCAAGAAATCGGAGCTGAACCGGCCCGAGGTCGCCGGCGTGGTGGACTGCGTGCTCACATTCAAGGAACTCAACGCCTGGCTCCTTCAGAAGGGCATCGACCTGTCCATGTGCGAGGAGAGTAATTTTGACGAAAAACCCGTCCACGAGGCACAGCTCTACCCCCTTCCGGGCGGCCTCATCAAGACAGCGGGCCTCAGCGATGACGGGCTCAATCTCAAGCTCCTGCGCGTCGACAGCATCCAGGGGGTACGGGAGCTTCTGAACGGGATTGAGGAAAACTCGGAACATGCCATCATCGAACCTCTTTTCTGCAGCCAGGGCTGTATCAACGGCCCCGGCATAGACCCCGGCAAGAACCTCTTCGACCGCAGGCGCGACATCATCGAATACAACACGGAGACGCAAGCCATCTCGGTCACGCCCGAGGCCGCGGACGCGGAGCTCTTCAAGGCGACATTCAGTAAGGCCGACAGCGGCAGTTCCCCCGACAGCGTCACCGAGGAGCAGATACAGAAGATCCTCGCCCAGACCGGGAAACAGGATCCAGAGCAACAGCTCAACTGCGGCGCCTGCGGCTATGACAGCTGTCGGGAAAAGGCCATCGCCGTCGCGCTCGGCATGGCGGAACCGGAGATGTGCATCCCCTACATGAGGCGGCTTGCGGAAAGGCGCACGGACCAGATCTTCAGCACCACGCCCAACGGCGTGCTCATGCTCGACGACGAACTGAACATCCTCGGCATGAACCCCGCATTCAAGAAGTTCTTTTCCTGCAGCGACGTCATCCTGGGAAGGCACATATCCTATCTTATGGACCCGGCCCCCTTTGAAAAGCTCATATCGGGCGTCACGGAGACCCTGGACATCACCGTCCTGCACCGTCCCTATAATCTTCTGTGCCGCGAGCTCTTCTACATGCTCAAGGAGGAGAGGCAGATCGTCGGTATCTTCATCAACATAACGAGCCAGCAGGAACATGAGAAGAAGCTCAAGGAGATCCGTTCTCAAACCGTGGAACAGGCGAACGAACTTCTGGAACACCAGATAAAAATGGCCCAGAACATTGCCCAGTTCCTGGGCGAAAGCACCGCCCGCGGCGAGGAACTGGTGAGAAAGCTGATGAGTCTGAGCGAGGGCGATGAAAACAATCCCCGATGA
- a CDS encoding NADH-dependent [FeFe] hydrogenase, group A6 gives MNGTVVYIDNKEIPIENEQNLLELVRKARIDLPTFCYHSELSIYGACRLCMVQVEGMGLVPACSTPPTPEMKVSTNTEEIRKMRKIIVELLLANHSQNCPTCQKSTTCQLQALARRLGITKVRFKNQLKEMPLDESSPSLVRDPNKCVLCGDCVRICSEVQTVGAIDFAYRGAQTVVIPSFGKALDQVECVNCGQCARICPTGALTPRSEVEEVWQAIHDPSKVVVAQVAPAVRVAIGEMFGLPPGTTTTGQIAAALKAVGFDKIYDTSFTADLTVLEESNEFIKRVTAGDRIPQFTSCCPAWVKFVEQYYPEFLNHLSSCRSPQQMFGALAKEMLSSELDVKREDIVVVSIMPCTAKKFEAKRPEFVSDGVRDVDQVLTTQELGRMIEEAGLHFKELGPESFHMPFGFKTGAGVIFGNSGGVSEAVLRYVSEKLTGQKHDTYEFTSVRGDEGIREAKLSVAGKEFSLAVVSGLGNARRVLERIRSGETHYDLVEVMACPGGCIGGAGQPVFTDPGVRKKRTRGLYENDRMLELHKSQDNPYITELYGTFLGDVGGHKAHELLHTSYRTRKRIFDEDVNLSFGGEKSVDVSICFGTSCFLRGSQKLLHDILEHIRLRGLGARVNVKASFCFEKCDKGPTIRVGSRIIEGCTIEKAIEAIKREGVDLAEEVRQNA, from the coding sequence ATGAACGGCACCGTTGTCTATATAGATAATAAAGAGATTCCCATCGAGAACGAACAGAACCTCCTGGAGCTTGTCAGGAAGGCCAGGATCGACCTGCCCACCTTCTGCTACCACTCGGAATTGAGCATATACGGCGCCTGCAGGCTGTGCATGGTGCAGGTCGAGGGTATGGGCCTTGTCCCCGCCTGTTCCACCCCGCCTACCCCCGAAATGAAGGTGAGCACCAATACGGAAGAGATACGCAAGATGCGCAAGATCATAGTGGAACTTCTGCTGGCCAACCACAGCCAGAACTGCCCCACCTGCCAGAAGAGCACCACCTGCCAGCTTCAGGCACTCGCGCGGCGCCTCGGCATCACCAAGGTACGCTTCAAGAACCAGCTCAAGGAGATGCCCCTCGACGAATCATCGCCATCCCTCGTCAGGGACCCCAATAAGTGTGTCCTCTGCGGCGACTGCGTCCGCATCTGCTCCGAGGTCCAGACGGTTGGCGCCATCGATTTCGCATACAGGGGCGCCCAGACGGTGGTCATACCCTCTTTCGGAAAGGCGCTCGACCAGGTGGAGTGCGTCAATTGCGGCCAATGCGCCCGCATCTGCCCCACCGGCGCCCTCACCCCCCGGTCGGAGGTCGAGGAGGTCTGGCAGGCCATTCATGATCCCTCGAAGGTTGTCGTCGCCCAGGTTGCGCCCGCCGTCAGGGTGGCCATCGGAGAGATGTTCGGGCTTCCCCCCGGCACCACCACAACGGGACAGATCGCTGCGGCATTGAAGGCCGTGGGCTTCGATAAGATATACGACACCTCCTTCACCGCGGACCTCACGGTTTTGGAAGAAAGCAACGAATTCATAAAGCGCGTCACCGCCGGCGACAGGATACCCCAGTTCACATCGTGCTGCCCGGCATGGGTCAAGTTCGTCGAACAGTACTACCCGGAGTTCCTCAATCACCTCTCGAGCTGCCGCTCGCCCCAGCAGATGTTCGGCGCCCTCGCCAAGGAGATGCTTTCCAGTGAGCTTGATGTCAAACGCGAGGACATCGTCGTCGTATCCATCATGCCCTGCACAGCCAAGAAATTCGAGGCGAAAAGACCGGAGTTCGTCAGCGACGGTGTGCGGGACGTGGACCAGGTCCTCACCACCCAGGAACTGGGAAGGATGATCGAGGAGGCCGGCCTCCACTTCAAGGAGCTTGGACCGGAATCTTTCCACATGCCCTTCGGCTTCAAGACAGGGGCCGGGGTGATATTCGGCAATTCCGGCGGTGTCAGCGAGGCGGTTCTGCGCTATGTCAGCGAGAAGTTGACGGGACAGAAACACGACACCTACGAGTTCACGTCCGTCCGTGGCGATGAGGGCATCCGCGAAGCAAAGCTCTCCGTTGCGGGCAAGGAATTCTCCCTCGCCGTCGTGAGCGGTCTCGGCAACGCGAGGCGCGTCCTCGAGAGGATACGCTCCGGCGAGACGCACTACGACCTTGTCGAGGTCATGGCATGCCCCGGCGGCTGCATAGGCGGCGCGGGCCAGCCCGTGTTCACCGATCCCGGGGTCAGGAAAAAGAGGACAAGAGGCCTCTACGAGAACGACCGGATGCTGGAGCTCCACAAGTCCCAGGACAACCCCTATATCACGGAACTCTATGGCACCTTCCTCGGTGACGTGGGCGGCCACAAAGCCCATGAACTCCTCCACACCAGCTATCGCACGCGCAAGCGCATCTTCGACGAGGACGTGAATCTAAGCTTCGGCGGCGAGAAAAGCGTGGACGTCAGCATCTGCTTCGGCACGAGCTGTTTCCTCAGGGGCTCCCAGAAGCTCCTCCACGATATCCTTGAGCACATACGCTTGAGGGGCCTTGGCGCCAGAGTGAACGTAAAAGCGTCTTTCTGCTTTGAAAAATGTGACAAAGGGCCCACAATAAGGGTAGGGAGCAGGATCATTGAAGGCTGCACAATAGAAAAAGCCATAGAGGCTATCAAGCGCGAGGGGGTGGACCTCGCCGAAGAGGTAAGACAGAATGCATGA
- a CDS encoding NADH-ubiquinone oxidoreductase-F iron-sulfur binding region domain-containing protein, with amino-acid sequence MNLMLTGLNKISNDFLGRSAAASHRILVCAGTGCLVNGSLKVYEGFVKALKESGLNAIVELTGEEEGVFVSRTGCQGFCQIGPLVTILPEGIFYTGVKPGDVAEIIEATIKKGDVVERLLYVEPDSQNMCRTKDEIPFYRTQRRFVLSNCGATDPEDIGEYIASGGYKQAIRAYIDMNPEEICQLIFAAGLRGRGGGGFPTGRKWDVARRETNAKKYVICNGDEGDPGAFMDMGIMEGNPHSVIEGMIIAARAINADEGFIYVRAEYPLAVKRLRKAIDDAYRVGLLGKNLFGSEQAFNLNIMEGAGAFVCGEETALIASIEGKRGMPSPKPPFPSISGLWGKPTVINNVETLSQVPLILAVGADEYRKMGTKESPGTKTFALTGHVANSGLIEMPFGSTLREIIYGVAGGMTSDTGKAVSDGFKAVQIGGPSGGCLTRDHLDLPIDFDSLKSVGAMVGSGGLVVMNKNTCMVSVARFFMQFTQHESCGKCVLCREGTKQMLSLLDDIIEGRATMETLDLLEDLAVAVQKGSLCGLGKTAPNPVLSTLKHFRDEYMAHVRDKRCPTGKCKALVRITIDEDLCKGCTLCATKCPVGAISGEKGKPHRIDQNICRKCNICVEACKFKAIKGD; translated from the coding sequence ATGAACCTGATGCTCACGGGGCTTAATAAGATCAGCAACGATTTTCTTGGCCGCTCGGCGGCTGCCTCGCACCGTATCCTCGTCTGTGCGGGAACGGGATGCCTGGTGAATGGATCCCTTAAGGTGTACGAGGGATTCGTCAAGGCGCTCAAGGAAAGCGGACTCAACGCCATTGTTGAGCTCACGGGAGAAGAAGAGGGTGTCTTCGTGTCGCGCACCGGCTGCCAGGGTTTCTGTCAGATAGGACCGCTCGTCACCATCCTGCCGGAGGGCATCTTCTATACAGGGGTAAAGCCCGGCGACGTTGCCGAAATAATAGAAGCAACCATCAAGAAAGGGGACGTGGTGGAGAGGCTCCTCTACGTCGAACCCGATTCGCAGAACATGTGCCGCACCAAAGATGAGATCCCTTTTTACCGGACACAGCGCCGCTTTGTGCTCTCCAACTGCGGGGCGACCGATCCTGAGGACATTGGCGAGTATATCGCATCCGGCGGATACAAGCAGGCGATCCGGGCCTATATCGATATGAACCCTGAGGAGATCTGCCAGCTTATCTTTGCGGCAGGCCTGCGCGGTCGGGGAGGCGGCGGTTTTCCCACGGGAAGAAAGTGGGACGTGGCTCGCCGCGAAACGAACGCGAAGAAATATGTCATCTGCAACGGTGACGAGGGAGATCCCGGAGCCTTCATGGATATGGGCATCATGGAAGGCAATCCCCACAGCGTCATCGAAGGCATGATCATTGCCGCCCGCGCCATCAATGCCGATGAAGGGTTCATCTATGTGCGAGCCGAATACCCGCTGGCGGTCAAACGCCTCCGCAAGGCCATAGACGACGCGTACCGTGTCGGCCTTCTTGGAAAGAACCTCTTCGGATCGGAACAGGCATTCAATCTAAACATAATGGAAGGTGCGGGTGCCTTCGTCTGCGGAGAGGAAACGGCCCTCATAGCTTCCATTGAAGGGAAAAGGGGCATGCCGTCGCCCAAACCGCCCTTTCCCTCTATCAGCGGCCTCTGGGGAAAACCGACGGTCATCAATAACGTGGAGACCCTGTCGCAGGTGCCCCTCATCCTGGCCGTCGGCGCCGACGAATATCGCAAGATGGGCACCAAGGAATCGCCGGGCACCAAAACCTTCGCCCTTACGGGCCATGTGGCAAATTCGGGCCTCATAGAGATGCCCTTCGGCTCAACATTGCGGGAGATAATCTACGGTGTAGCAGGCGGCATGACCTCCGATACGGGCAAGGCGGTGAGCGACGGTTTCAAGGCCGTTCAGATTGGCGGCCCTTCGGGCGGATGCCTCACCCGCGACCACCTTGACCTCCCCATCGACTTTGATTCGCTTAAAAGCGTCGGCGCCATGGTCGGCTCCGGCGGGCTTGTCGTCATGAACAAGAACACCTGCATGGTCAGCGTCGCGCGTTTCTTCATGCAATTCACCCAGCACGAATCATGCGGCAAATGCGTTCTCTGCAGGGAAGGCACGAAACAGATGCTGTCCCTCCTCGACGACATCATCGAGGGGCGGGCGACAATGGAGACCCTCGATCTGCTGGAAGATCTTGCGGTTGCCGTCCAGAAAGGCTCGCTGTGCGGGCTTGGCAAGACAGCCCCCAACCCCGTGCTCTCGACATTGAAACATTTTCGCGACGAATACATGGCACACGTGCGGGACAAACGCTGTCCCACGGGAAAATGCAAGGCCCTGGTGAGGATCACCATCGATGAAGACCTCTGCAAGGGCTGCACGCTCTGTGCGACCAAATGTCCCGTCGGCGCCATATCGGGAGAAAAAGGGAAACCCCACCGCATCGACCAGAACATATGCAGAAAATGCAACATCTGCGTGGAAGCCTGCAAATTCAAGGCGATCAAAGGAGACTGA